From the genome of Candidatus Melainabacteria bacterium:
AAGTGCATTTGGTTTTTGAGGAAGAATAGTTTGTGGAAGGATTAAATTATCCTCGTTTATTATTTGTTCAGGTTTAAATCTTGTATATTGTCTTTGTTTAAAGTCTTCAAATGTTTTCTTATTTTTTAAATATTTTCTATTAATGTGAACATGAGTTCTACAACCGGATTGTAATTCAGAAGTTTTACTAATTGCAATAGTCATAGTTGTTTAACTTCAGACCGTAATAAATAATTGCAACTACAATACCACAAAGGATTTTGTTTTTTAATCAGGTAAAGTATGGGAATTGAAAATTTAATATTTGTGGAATTAATTAATGAACAAAAACTGTGAAACTTGATTAACGCATCTTAATTGCAATACAGTAAAAACCTTACCTTTGATTAAACTTTTACACACCTTTTATAATCTTCTGATTATTTTATCTTCTTTATTGTTAATCAGTTGATTATTTTTTATAATCACTACACCACTAGGAAAGCCAGGCTCCATCTCAATGCCAACATCATTTTCTTCTATCTTATTATCCCTGACTATAACCTTACTTCTTTTTTTCTCTTCGTTAAGAGCATCGTTCAGGAAAAGTATGGCGTCCACAAGTTTCTTAAATGTATTTTTTTTAATAATTGGGTAAGCGTTTTTATATACTATAATTCCATTTCTTCCTATTGTAGGATTCGGCTGTATTTCAGGATTTTCCAGGTGAAAATAATTTCCTTCAATTAAAGCAGAGCCACCAGCATAATCAATCCCTTCATGTCCACAGTTATAAATTTCATTATTTAATATCCGAGGGCTGACAGGTTTTGCATGACCAATGCAAAGGCAGCACTCAAGAGCATTTCTAATAATGCTATTTGCAATGACTACATTAGAAGACTCTTGAATATTGTTATAACGAGCATATTCAATAATTGCATACTTTAATTTGCCTCGGGAAATAAGTAACCCATCCCAGTCATATGTTGTCGGATTTTCACTATCAGATGTAAAAACAATTCTCTTGTCTGGTGTCCCGATTGCATTTAGTGAACCATCAATTATAATCTGGGTGCTTTTTGTTTCAATGCGATCAGGATCATTAGGGAACGGTGGATCATGCGGATGGTCTTTCCCACCATGCTGGTCATCACTGAAAGCAGAAACTTTAATTACAGTTCCTGGCAATATGGTTAGGGTTACTCCTCTATTTACCCAGATATCACCAGTAACATGAATATTTCCAGACCAGATTTGATCTTCATTTATTTCACCAGAGATATTCTTGAGCTTTTTTTCTTCTTGAGCCCAACTACTTAGTGAAGTATTCCAAATCAGCAAAAGAATTAAAGTAACTATTTTTCTCATACAAAAAGAGTACTTAAATATTACACTTTTATTAACAAGTATGTTGAAAACATAACTGAATTCTTAAAAAATTCTAAATGGTTAAGAAACTCTCGACAAGAGCTTCTTAATCTCTTTAAGATTACCTTGTAAAGTAAAATTCTAATTATCTTTTTAAATTTTTAAATCTGTTAAAAAGATTGTTAGTATTTAGCTTATTTATTTTTTTAAAAAATTATTTTAGAAAACATAAACAAAAATATAAAATGATACAAATAAACAAACTACTAAAGAGCTTATATGGCTATAGTGATGTCAGACCTTTTGATGACTTTAAAGAAAATTATCCGGGTTTTAATAATGATGTTAGCGAGCGGACAAAAGAAGACAAAGAAAAATGGGCAAAGGATACTGCTAGGTTAGCAAAGTATAGTGTTTATTCACATATTGTTGAGTGTCCTCTAAAAATTGTTTCCTACTTTATTAAAAAATCTGATTTTTGCGATAGCATTTGGCTAAAAATAATTTCAGGAACTGAAAGAATTACAGGAACTTTAGGTTCTATGCTTAGAAATCAAATTTATGTGCATAAAGACAGTAAAGGTAATCTAGATGATAACGTTGGCTTGGATAAATGTACAAAAGAAAAACTTGGAGATAATTCTACATATTTACTTTCTCGTACTAATAATTTTATTCAAACAAAAGGCAAGTTTGCTATTGCTGCATTAAGCTTTTTTAATCCAGCATTGTCAAATGACCTTGAGTGGACTGTTGCAAATTTATTTGACAGTTGGTGGTGGAGAAATATGAGTACAAACCTCTCACTTGGCCAGGGTTTTTCTCATAAACTTTGGAATACAGCTTTAGGACCACCTTGTCCTTATGATCACTCAAATGAAAATCATAAAGTTAGCTGGAAAGATATAAAGAATAAAGTAAAAGAACACTTTTTAAATGCAAAAGAGCATTGGAGAAAATACACTGGAGGAGCAAATGAAGAAGTAAAAAAAGAATCTCTTATTGAATTCTGTAAACATGCTGATAAAACAGTTTCTTCCTTTACGCCAATAATAAACATGCTTAGTATATTTGGTGACATTGCAAGACCAATTGCAAGAAGGCTTGATTTAAGTGGATTCCCAAGAGATACAATTAGGATTCTTAGTATTATAGACAGACCACTTATTTGGCTTAATAATATATTTAGATTTCACATACCTGAAAAGCTAATAAAGGAAAAAGACAATAATGAAAATAAATTGTTTAGCTTTTTAGGGCCGCCTGATATTCTTCTTGCATCTACAATATTAGACATAGGTGATTTTGTATCTATTGTTACTGAAGACTTAATTAAAGAAGGAAGTGGAAATTTAAATAATCTTGTTGAAATGGGAAGAAGAACTGCAAAGAGCTTAGAAGATATTTATAAATCAAACAGAAGAAGACGTGCTTTAGAAGATCTTAATTCAAACTAGCTTCTCTCCTGCTTTCCGCAAGAGTTTCTGAAATAGCTTGACCAAAATCAGTAATATTTAATTCTACGGCTTGTGAATGTAAATAACCTGTACCAGCAGGAATTAATCGTCCAATAATTACGTTTTCTTTTAAGCCTCTAAGCCAATCTTTTTTACCCTGGATTGAAGCTTCTGAAAGTATCCTTGTAGTTTCCTGGAAACTAGCTGCAGATATAAAACTTTCAGTATTTAAACTTGCTTTTGTTATACCTAAAAGTATTGGCTTATAGATAGGAGGTTTAGCATCTTTTGATATTAACTTTCTTGCTTTTTCAGTTTCTTCTTTTATATCTCTTAGTTCTACTAATTCACCAGGCAGAAGTATAGTATCACCAGCATCTTCTATCCTTACTTTTCTTGTCATTTGTCTAATTATAATTTCAATATGTTTATCTGAGATTTCAACTCCTTGGCTTCTATAAACTTTTTGAACTTCATCTAAAAGATATTGTTGAACGGCTTCAACACCTAGTAGATTTAAAATATCATGAGGATTTGCAGGCCCATCAGTTAAAGATTCCCCAACTTTTACTTCTTGTCCTTCTTCTACAATAATATTCAATCCTGTAGGTACTTGAATTTCTTTTTGAACATCTCCTGCGACTAAAATAACTTTTTTAGTATCGTCTTCTTGAACTACTTTTACTTTTGCTGAAAGTTCTGACAAAATTGTAGATTCACGAGGTTTACGCCCTTCAAGCAATTCTTCAACACGTGGTAATCCTTGTACTATGTCTGCAGTTTTAATTCTTTCATATATAAGAGATGCAAGTTGATCACCTCGCTGTACTAAATGTCCATTATCACACTGAAGTTGTGCTCCTGCACTAACAAGATATGGCCTGCCTTTTCTTATAACTACTGCTTTTTGATCTAAAGAGACAATTTGCCCTGAACATACTGATTCTGTCTGACCACCCAACTTATCACCAATTTTAATAAATTCTCCAACTTTTACTACTGGCCTTGCTGTTGTTTCTTGTTTAATTAAATCATTACTAGTAATTAAAAGAATTCTTTTTTCTTGTTGAGTACTTAAGCAAACTTCTCCATTAATCCTTGCTAATACCTGTGTCTTTGCTAATGCTACACCAGGTTCAATGTGATCATGATCATCAACTAAAAGTTGAGTAATATTTGTATCTTGCTCTCTTCTTAAAACGACATTTTCTTGTAGTATAATTTGTAGCTCTTGCTTACCTTCATAAGTTTTAGTTAGTTCTACTTTTCCTTTTAAAGTAATTAAGTCACCAGTCATTGTTAGAACTAAACTTGTTTTTGATAATGGTCCGCCATTAAAATTCCTTACCCTTTCACCATCTCTGTAAAGCATTTGAGTAACTGCAAGCAATGCAATGTTTGGATCTGTTGAATAACCTTGAAAGTTAACTTTTTTGGGTTCAATAGAAAAAGATTGAACAGGTCTTAAAAGGAGTCTAACAGTAGCTTTTTCTTCATCTTCAAGTAAGGTTACTAATTTAACAGAGTCTGTTGTAATGCCTGGATAAACTTCCACACCTTCTTTAACGATTTCTCCATCTTCACACTTTAATTG
Proteins encoded in this window:
- a CDS encoding right-handed parallel beta-helix repeat-containing protein, producing MRKIVTLILLLIWNTSLSSWAQEEKKLKNISGEINEDQIWSGNIHVTGDIWVNRGVTLTILPGTVIKVSAFSDDQHGGKDHPHDPPFPNDPDRIETKSTQIIIDGSLNAIGTPDKRIVFTSDSENPTTYDWDGLLISRGKLKYAIIEYARYNNIQESSNVVIANSIIRNALECCLCIGHAKPVSPRILNNEIYNCGHEGIDYAGGSALIEGNYFHLENPEIQPNPTIGRNGIIVYKNAYPIIKKNTFKKLVDAILFLNDALNEEKKRSKVIVRDNKIEENDVGIEMEPGFPSGVVIIKNNQLINNKEDKIIRRL